In the genome of Haliaeetus albicilla chromosome W, bHalAlb1.1, whole genome shotgun sequence, the window GATGAATGCCCTTTCACCTGTAAGAGTTCATTAAAGCTTGGAGCTCATAGGCAATGTCATGCAGGTACAACATCAGATTGGGACACCGTGAATTCTCAGAGTGAAAACATTGTCTCCTCTTTGAATGACAACATGGTTTCTTATGAAAGTGGAAATGCAAATGGAAGGAAGTCAGCTGGGATGACGGAAACAgtgcagcagcaacagcagcaattGCCTCAACCCCATTCGCAGCATCCTTATAAGTGCACAATGTGTAACTATTCTACCACTACTTTGAAAGGCCTCAGAGTTCATCAGCAGCACAAGCACTCATTTTGTGACAACTTACCAAAATATGATGGACTGCCATCCAACATGCCACAAGAGAGTGAGGCAGATGCTCTCACCTCTGTCAGCACAGTGAAGAAAAGCCAGACCTCAATTCTTGGTCTCTCAtctaaaaataactttgttgCTAAGGTTGCTCGGAAGGTGTCAAATGACTGCCCTTTGGATCTCTCACCAGTGAAGAAAAGAACTAGAATTGATGAAATAGCAAGCAACCTGCAGagcaaaataaaccaaaacaaacagcaagaaaatgctGTGATTAATGTAGAGGatgatgaggaagaggaggaagacgAGGTGGAGATAGAAGTGGAATTAGACAGAGAAGAACAAACAGAACCAATGGTGGAGGTTTCTAGTTCTTATGCACCCCAGCAAATGTGGGGGAGAGAGACTAATGTTTCCCAGAAGGATGCAAACTTCAGAAACATGCATCATGATTATAATTCCACCAATGGAGCAGAGATTGAGCTCACTTTATCTGAAGATgaggaagattatttttcttccattaacgTGAAAGATCAACAGAGCCCTAACGCCTCTGGTCTGGGAAGCCAGCCAAATATGTATGGCCCTGGTCAGAACAATGAAAATGTGGAGATTAACGACTCTGGCAGGCTTTACTATTGTAAACACTGTGATTTTAGCAACAAATCTGCCAGGAGTGTTAGCACCCACTACCAACGGATGCACCCCTACATAAAATTCAGCTTTAGGTATATCTTGGATCCCAATGATCACAGTGCAGTATACAGATGCCTTGAGTGTTATATTGACTATACGAATTTTGAAGACCTGCAGCAACACTATGGAGAGCATCACCCTGAAGCTATGAATGTATTGAACTCTGATCACTCTGATCTGATCTACCGCTGTCGCTTCTGTTCTTACACTAGCCCAAATGTTAGAAGCCTGATGCCGCATTACCAAAGAATGCATCCAACAGTGAAAATTAACAATGCAATGATATTTTCAAGCTATGTTGTTGAGCAGCAAGAGGGGCTAAACACAGAGTCTCAGACACTGAGAGAGATCTTGAATTCTGCTCCAAAAACTATGGCAACCTCCACCTCCGTGGCTCATGGAACTACTGTGCCAGCAAGTTTTAACAAAAGTGCTGCAAAGAGTTTTAGTCCTGAATGTGAAAATCAGAAGGCACCTTCGGTCAATTCTGTGGTTGTTTATGACTGTGATGTGTGCTCATTTGCAAGCCCTAACATGCATTCAGTTCTGGTGCATTACCAGAAAAAACACcctgaagaaaaagcatcatATTTCAGAATTCAGAAGACCATGCATATAGCTTTTGTTGACAGGGGCTCTGCCCTGGCTCAAATGTCTTTTGAGATGGGGGTGTCTGTCTCCTCAAAACTGTCCAACTTGGCTTCTCAACCTCCACCTCTCCCACCACTGCCCCCAGACCTTGCTCCTGAACTCTACTATTGCAAACATTGTTCATACAGCAACCGTTCAGTTGTGGGAGTGCTTGTCCACTACCAGAAAAGGCATCCGGAAATAAAGGTCACTGCCAAGTACATCAGGCAGGCACCCCCTACTGCGGCAATGATGAAGGCTGGTGAGCTGCCACCTGGGATTCAGAAACTGCCAGTGTCAGTGCAGCAGTTGAGCCGGGGCAGTTCTGAGAGCTCTGTGAATCCCCTTGAGAATGAAATGTTCTTCTGCCAGCACTGTGATTATGGAAACCGGACTGTGAAAGGTGTGCTCATTCATTATCAAAAGAAGCATCGTGATTTCAAAGCCAATGCAGATGTGATTAGGCAGCATACAGCCACCATTAGAAGCCTTTGTGATCATAACCAGAAGAAATCATCTGGCAGCCTGCCTGCTCACACCTCCAGCACTGAACAGGACAAAACAAAGCTGAGAGCCCTCAAATGCAGGCAGTGTAGCTACACATCACCTTACTTCTATGCGTTGAGGAAGCATATTAAGAAAGACCACCCGAATCTGAAAGCCACGGTCATGTCCATTATGAGATGGGCATTTTTGGATGGCTTGATAGAAGCTGGTTATCACTGTGAATGGTGCATTTATTCACATACAGAACCAAGTGGTTTGCTTGTGCATTACCAAAGGAGACATCCTGAACATTATGTTGACTATACATATATGGCAACTAAACTCTGGGCAGGTCCGGATCCTTCCCCTCCTACCCTAGTGATGCCAACAGAGGCAAAGACCTATAAATGCAGAGACTGCATTTTTGAAGCATCTTCCATTTGGGATATTACTAATCACTACCAGGCTTTTCACCCTTGGGCTATGAATGGGGATGAATCTGTATTGTTAGATATTATTAAGGAGAAAGATGCTGCTGAGAAAATTGTCACACAGCTTGATGAAGTTAGGGCCAGGATTAATTCTGAAAACCAGGTAACATCACAGATGGACCAGGATGTGGAGGACCCCAGCCTTTCCCAGGAAAAAACTATTCAGCTGGCTTCTGCAAACCCTGCCATCTCCTCCACTCCATATCAGTGTACAGTTTGCCAGTCTGAGTACAATAACTTGCATGGCCTCCTGACACATTACGGCAAAAAGCATCCCGGCATGAAAGTGAAAGCTGCTGACTTTGCACAGGACATAGACATTAATTCAGGGGCTGTGTACAAGTGCAGACATTGCCCATACATTAACACACGCATTCATGGTGTCCTCACACATTACCAGAAACGGCACCCATCAGTAAAGGTCACTGCTGAAGACTTTGTGCATGATGTGGAACAGTCGAATGACATTGCCCAAAATGACATAGAAGAGACGAGTAGGATTTTCAAGCAAGGCTATGGTGCATACCGGTGCAAACTATGCTCTTACACCCATGGCACACTGGAGAAGCTCAAAATTCACTATGAGAAATACCATAATCAGCCTGAATTTGATGTTTTTGCTCAGTCACCGCCAAAGGTGTCTGCCTCAGTGGAGCCAGACATGGTAACTGAAATCAAGGCCTCCCCAGAAATTGCCACTGATGGTGTTGGAGAAGTCTCTGTCTCAGCACCTCGTTTCTCCAGTTCTCACTTAGTGTCTCATACAGTGTTCCGGTGTCAgctctgcaaatatttctgttctacGCGGAAGGGGATAGCCAGGCACTACCGCATCAAACATAATAACGTTCGGGCACAACCAGAAGGCAAGAACAACCTCTTCAAGTGTGCTTTGTGTTCCTACACCAACCCTATCCGCAAAGGGCTTGCAGCACACTACCAGAAAAGGCATGACATTGATGCTTACTACACTCATTGTTTAGCAGCCTCCAGGACAGTAAGCGACAAACCCAATAAAGTGATCATTCCATCTCCTCCCAAAGATGACACTCCTCAGTTAAGTGAGGAGCTGAGGAGGGctgtggaaaagaagaaatgctcGCTTTGTTCCTTTCAGTCTTTTAGCAAAAAAGGTATTGTGTCCCACTACATGAAGCGTCACCCTGGTGTTTTCCCTAAGAAGCAGCATGCGAGCAAGCTGGGGGGTTACTTCACTGCCGTGTATGCTGATGAACATGAAAAGTCAACTCCAACTGAGGAAAGGAATGACTTTGAAAAGCCTGAGGTGGAGAACAAGGCTCAGGAAACTGAGTGGCTTCCCTTCAGATGCATAAAATGTTTCAAGCTATCcttcagcacagcagagctgctgtgcatgCATTACACTGATCACCACAGCAAGGATTTGAAGAGAGACTTTACCATACTGGGAAGTGGCACCCGCTCTCATAATGCTGTCTACCAGTGCAAGCACTGTGATACTAAATTGCATAGCATAGCAGAGCTGACCTTACACTTGAATAGTCACAATGAGGAATTCCAGAAGCGTGCCAAACGTCAGGAGAGGAGGAAACAGCTTTTGAGCAAGCAGAAATATGCAGATGGTGCTTTTACAGATTTCAAACAAGAGAGGGTAAGAATCTGTGTGTCTGGTCtccttctctgcttcttctccccagggagaaaaacaaaccaaaagctGTTCTTCTATACCCCAAGAGGCTCCTTATTACTAATACCCACTTGCACGGTCTCTTTGACAGCCTAATGAATGCAGGTTAATGAGTGACTCAGCATGTCAATGGGCTCTATAAATCAGTTACATATTCTGCTTTAATTTCCTTCATTCTCCACCTATTCCTAGGCTCCATGGGAAGCTCTGCTCCTTCCAACTGTTTCCTTCAGGATTTTCCCTGTCTTCCTTCCTCCTACCCTTATGGATGGCTATCTGTATCTGACGGTTATTTATTCTTCTATTGCAAGgctgctgtttgctttctcaGATTCTTTAGCAAATGTCCCATTCTACTGCTCATCAATGTACCTTGAAATAACACACCAATTTCCTTCTCAAGCTAAATCTATTTCAGTACATTTTCTGCTAAAGAACCTGTTTATGTGCATCTATCCAATAAATTCAAGCTTTGGGCAAGTGTTCCTGTGAACAGAGACCAAATTCTGCTACTCTTTTCTGTACTCTTCTCCCCATCTGGAGTAACTCTACTTGCTGTAGAAAAGCATACAATAGGGCAGGGGGGAACCGTGAAAAAGCATGGCTTAGTCTTGTAAGTTAAAAATGAACACTCTTATAGGGGACTACTATTATGCAGAAACTCAAGGTTTTTCCTTTGCATGTCCTGTCCACCTATTTTGAGGGCTTTAATAGAAGTCAGCGCAAATTGAGGTTGAAGTTTTGCACAATAGCATGTTGTAGTGGGTTGACCTTAGCTGGACACCAgatgcccaccaagccactctatcattCCCAGGATAGATCACTCCCTCTCAGAAGGAcagggggggaagaaaataagatggaaaaaactcatgggtcaagataaaggcagtttaataaagcaaaagcaaaggccgcgtgcagaagcaaaggaaaacaaaagatttatttgctacttcccatcggcaggaGATATCCAGCCACTTCCCAGGAAGTAGGGCTTCAGTACGTGTAGcagttgctctggaagacaaacatCGTAATAataaattccccccccccctttctcttagcttttatttctgagcagacataatatggtatggaatatccctttgatCAATTtgagtcagctgtcctggctatgtcccctcccaagatcttacccacccccagcctactggcctTTGGGGGTGAGGAGaggaatgttggagagacagccttgatgctgtgggagcactgctcagcagtagccaaaacactggtgtgttatcaacacctttctagctaccaatacaaagcacagcactatgagggctgctatggggagaattaactccatctcagccagacccaatacacatGTGTACACTAAGTGCAATTTCCCTTAAGGTGCAAAATCTGGTCTGGGTATATTCCTAAAAGTGAGATATCAGAAGCATGTTTCAGTATTACATTAGTATAACTGATTAATACTCATGTGCTTCAATAGGCTTTTGGACACTTGGAAGATGCTTCAAAACTTAAGGAGAGGAAAGTAGTTGGCTACAAATGTAAATTTTGTGTGGAAGTTCATCCAACACTTCGAGCCATCTGTAATCATCTTCGTAAGCATGTCCAGTATGGGAATGTTTCTTCTGTGTCAGCTACAGTAAAGGTGAGCATTCTGTGAACTGACAGCATTTTTTGTTTGATATTAAGGCCTAACTGAAAGCCCATAGAGGGCTCCCATGGAGTCAAATGGGTTTTGGATTGGATATTCTGAACACTTAAGCATGACATTCTAATCTAATTCTTCAGGTTTCTGCAGCACATTTTGTTTACTTTATGATGTTTTGActttcttctgctcttcatcTGAGGCACAAAACCTATTTCATTCTCATTTCTTATTTGCCATGAAAGAATTGATGTAATGGATGACTGAAAGGCTTGATGTATGAGCAGTAGCTTCTCCCTCAGCTGTTCTGGGctacttttctgctttcttagaCCATTTAAGTGtggatttcttttattatttttttttctccaaccCATATGCAAAAGTGAAATTATAATGCTGCAAACACATATTCAAATAGCCAGCTGAGCCGGGGTCCAATTCAAGTGGTTAATTGTAAATGTGCTGCTGTTTCCTCCCTATGCAAGTGGAGACCACCTAGAATGTCTCTGAGGACAGGCAGTGCTCCACAGCCAGCTTTACAGGATAGCAGCAGGGGGAGTTCAGGTGCGGTAAGGTTGCAGGAACTGGTTATGCagttcttctccttttcttgctgcagtgaatATTCAGCAAAATCTCATTCTGCAGTCCTCAGAATGTGACCTAAAGCGTGCCTATTTCATGACATCAATTGTGTGCTGTGTAAAGTAGCTGAGTCCTTCAGAGTCTAAACGGTTCTACCTAAAAGCTTTCATTGTCCTTCCACCGACTTTCCTTTAGCTTATCCAATACTACTGACAGAATGGGATGCTTCCCTTCTAGCGAATGATTCCTGCTCTTTCCCTGCTTCTCAAGTAAAGTTTATGTGGGGTCAATACCATCTTTTGAGCAAGTAGTTACTAAACAGCAGGGAACAAAACCTAAAATCCAAGActcaaaaaaaataatataaatatacttttcagttttaatgttGCTGCAAAATGCGTGCTATGCTAATTAACACTTAGGAAAGGGACCAAGAgatgggttgtttgtttttttaatgtatatacgtgtgtgtatatatatataattagaCTAGGCTCTCTATACAGAAAGTCATTAGTGTACTATGGTAGGGATACCTTTAGAAAGTAAATGCAGTGGGAAACCTAGATATTAAAATGAATACGTAGGAGAGACTAAGGGGCAGAAGGGAGAGAGAATTGATGGCTTTGGGGGGGGTATGTGTTTTTTAGCAGGAAGCTGAAGATTCTTCAAGCACAACTTTGGAGGGTTTTGAGGGAGCCAATGACCCTGGCACTGTGGAATTTACAGAAGCTGAATCTGGAGCATCCTTGGAAGATGAAACCAGGCCTGGGGGCTACCACTGCAGCCAGTGTGACCGGGTTTTGATGTCTATGCAGGGTCTGCGATCTCATGAGAGGAGTCACTTGGCTCTGGCCATGTTTACCCGGGAAGACAAGTACAGCTGCCAGTATTGCTCCTTTGTCTCTGCTTTCAGGCACAAGTAAGTTATGGTTTGTTTTCGACAGAAGCACAGACTAGCACGACTGTTTTTTATGTTGGTTGACATTAAAGGAGAGCACACTCAATTTGATTTCAAgccacatttttctctttctcaggaTTTAGGTATTTTCTATGCCCCCAAACTTTTTGCCATTGCCTGTGACTATAAAAAGTCCCATTTTTATATCTTCTTGAATGCAAGTTCTCTTTTTGTTGTGTGTAGGGGAAATGCACACCAAGCAAAAGATGCCCACCACTTATGCAGTCCTGTCAAatgcatgaaattaaaatgccataaagaggaaaaagtatttttcactaGCCTTCCATGtaactaccttttttttaaacagtactGTGACTCTTATTTGATTGAGAGAGATTTCATTTCTAGTGTTGAACAGTTATCACAAACCAATcttaaagttaatttttttttcttatttgagtTATGCAATTCCATTCTATGAACATAGTCTTCACATCAGTGTGGTATACTTGAAATGGGTTGAGGAAATCACCCCTTATCTGATGTGACCCATGAAAAATGCATGGTCATAATAAATAATCAAGTTCCTCATGACTTATTTCTTTGCCTACAGCTAGGAAGCTTTAGAATTCTTTTAATCATATTTATTCATGGCTTGCCACAAAGACATGACGTttataggaatttttttttttactggcatCCTAGACTGACAAACACATGTACACGTTTTCTGTAGCTTCTGGGGGGAGAACTGTCCCATCCCCCCATCACGTCTCCATCCCCCTTCccccacaaagaaaaaagatccaGGTTCTTGTTTAACATAGGCATTGATAGCACTGTCAGTGACATCCTTAAATTGGGTGAAGTTGTTACTGTTCTGTAATTAAAAGTATGTGGGAAAGAAAGCATGatataagaaatatttataaaccCTTGTgttagaaaagcagcatttctgtcAGTATCACAGCATGGTTCCTATATGGATGAGCAGCAGGGGATAATAGTCCAAGGACTGGGCAGGCCTTGGCAGTCTCTCATTAACATCCTGGAGCTGAGCTCCTGGCAAGCAGCAAACCTCCCTGTACAGCAGGTCAGGTCAGCATCTCCCCTGCAGAAGGGAGTCTCCCACTACTATCACTCACCACTTCCCCCTGGTGCTGTTGAATGGGTAAGGTGCAGCCAGCTCTCATGCTTCATTGGACAGAGCTCCCAGCCCCTCATCTGAAACCAGATGCAGAACTATAGAACCTATTCTGTAGTTGCAGATCTGCTGGTGAAGCAGGAGCCGTCCTCCCAGTGCCAGATATCACAAGCTTCCAGCTTTTGCCATCTTGGTAGTCTCCATTTCCCAACCTGATAAACACAAAGGCTGCCCCTCCTTCAGTACAATTGGGAGTTTGGGCTCTTGTCTCTGCAGGATCACTGAGAAGATCCGGTTAATCTTTTTCTCATTATCTCTGATGCTGTGCAGTTGTCTgacctcctgcagctcctttaACCTGGTAACACAGCTTCTCAACCAGCGCATACCTCCTGTAGGCAAGGAGACAGTTTTCCTCTGCCCCATCCTCAGTGAGAAGCCTCAGacatagaatagaatagaatagttcagttggaagggacctacaatgatgatctagtccaactgcctgaccaattcagggctgaccaaaacttaaagcatattattaagggcattgtccaaatgcctcttaaacactgacaaaaGGCAAATTATTCAGTTTATTTTAGATTGGTGGTTTTcaactcttcctcctccctaatTTGTGGAGCCTGCATAGGAAGTTTAAGCCTACACATGGGAACATTTTGCTTTACTTAATTGCCTATCACAGACAATTTAGAAGTAGCCCATGCTTCCAGAGGACCGCCAACAATAGTTCAAATGTCACTGTGTTAGTTGCCATGAATCTATATTCTCAAGTAACACTGCATAACAATATTCTGAGCAGACAAAGGATATCACTGTAGAAGTGTTTTTATACTGATGTATttgaaatcacattttaaagaaaaactgtgaCAAAAACCATGACAAAACATTTCACATATATTCTTCTTACTCCTTGACAATTCACAGACACTCccaatatatttgaaatatggGCAACCAACCCAGAAGTCACTCGTGCATCCAAACTAACTCCATCttctagagattttttttcagacaaggCTTGAAAATTCATGAGCTTACTTTGTGAAACCTACctattttgtttgaaaagcaCATACCTATTAAACCAGCtaagcatataaaaatatttttatcttgacGGCCTAATTGGACTGACAACTACTTATGTCACATGCAGCCATAGTAATGTCAttttagttaattttaaaagcagcagctcactATTAGGGCTGCTCAAATAGTAAGTGTACTACAATAATAACTTCCAGATGCTAAATGGTAAATGTTCACTGCATACTATAAAGTCCAGCATTTCAACCCAAGTAAAAGCTGTCATCCATTTGCAAAATAAGTTGTGTTTCCTGATTTCACTTCATTCTTCAGCTGACCTCTTTTACCTTGGTTTTCAGTGtctttgctctttctctccAATTTAGTCTACTgccctctgtcttcctcccccatccctctcaaattttaaattaaatacttttaaagtgACTTCATCAGTCCCTCCCAGGCTAATCCTTTGCACAGAATTTCaaagttttaataaaagtaGATCTGTGACATTCATGAAAGAGCAGCAAAGTGTTGCGGTTTTGAAACAATTACATGAAATGGAGTGTTGTCGCACCAGGTTGCCACTACCTAGCGAAGGAAGGCCTACAGAACCAAGGCTCCTCTGTAAGCTTACATTGGGTTTAGGcgatgtcgtggtttaaccccagccagcaactaagcaccatgcagccgctcactcacttcccccccatccagtgggatgggggagaaaatcaggagaagaagtaaaactcctggattgagataagaacgatttaatagaacagaaaagaagaaactaataatgataatgataacactaataaaatgacaacagtagtaataaaaggattgaaatgtacaaatgatgcgcagggcaattgctcaccacccgccgaccgacacccagccagtccccgagcggcgaatccccgccccccactttccagttcctaaactagatgggacgtcccatggtatggaatacactgttggccagtttgggtcagctgccctggctgggcatgagaagctgaaaaatccttgactatagtctaaacactactgagcaacaactgaaaacatcagtgttatcaacattcttcacatactgaactcaaaacatagcactgtaccagctactaggaagacagttaactctatcccagctgaaaccaggacagcgaTTAAACTACTAGCCACACATGGATACAGAACACTGAGCTTTAGTGACTATGATAAAACATTCAAATCAGGAGCCAATCCTTTTTTCTTAGAAGTTGGAGAAAGGGAGagtgagagaacagatgtgtgGGCACCTGGcggccagccaaggtcaactcACCACAAAGaatagactagactagactatttcagttggaagggcCCTACAACGAtgatctagtccaactgcctgaccaattcagggctgaccaagttaaagcatgttgttaagggcattgtccaaatgcctcttaaacactgacaggc includes:
- the LOC138683372 gene encoding zinc finger protein 462-like isoform X3, whose amino-acid sequence is MEVLQCDGCDFRAPSYEDLKAHIQDVHTAFLQPTDVSEENPSQPRSGSMNASNQTEIEFSSVKDEFTIADEIAGQTTTTQMGTGSYYSQSQSFYGQHMAPNPKPTNKFFQCKFCVRYFRSKNLLIEHTRKVHGAQVGGSSVGSHTAGSLNYNITMHEGFGKVFSCQFCTYKSPRRARIIKHQKMYHKNNLKESLTPTATSAVSELTSASVPVQEPCKELPAEVVERSILESMVKPLTKSRGNFCCEWCSYQTPRRERWCDHMMKKHRSMVKILSSLRQEQDRTSAPDVQSKSAQNASPNSNYISMNVTGHDMLNADVSNFRSSTGNSLIRPNSSISSKFSSVSYPQMKSKLHHNSGIVNLSDRSHYGVADTTNSSADLETNSMLNDSSSDEELNEVDSENGLNSLDHQSSGISAEQLMRSDGNKLLETKGIPFRRYMNRFQCPFCPFLTMHRRSISRHIENIHLSGKTTVYKCDECPFTCKSSLKLGAHRQCHAGTTSDWDTVNSQSENIVSSLNDNMVSYESGNANGRKSAGMTETVQQQQQQLPQPHSQHPYKCTMCNYSTTTLKGLRVHQQHKHSFCDNLPKYDGLPSNMPQESEADALTSVSTVKKSQTSILGLSSKNNFVAKVARKVSNDCPLDLSPVKKRTRIDEIASNLQSKINQNKQQENAVINVEDDEEEEEDEVEIEVELDREEQTEPMVEVSSSYAPQQMWGRETNVSQKDANFRNMHHDYNSTNGAEIELTLSEDEEDYFSSINVKDQQSPNASGLGSQPNMYGPGQNNENVEINDSGRLYYCKHCDFSNKSARSVSTHYQRMHPYIKFSFRYILDPNDHSAVYRCLECYIDYTNFEDLQQHYGEHHPEAMNVLNSDHSDLIYRCRFCSYTSPNVRSLMPHYQRMHPTVKINNAMIFSSYVVEQQEGLNTESQTLREILNSAPKTMATSTSVAHGTTVPASFNKSAAKSFSPECENQKAPSVNSVVVYDCDVCSFASPNMHSVLVHYQKKHPEEKASYFRIQKTMHIAFVDRGSALAQMSFEMGVSVSSKLSNLASQPPPLPPLPPDLAPELYYCKHCSYSNRSVVGVLVHYQKRHPEIKVTAKYIRQAPPTAAMMKAGELPPGIQKLPVSVQQLSRGSSESSVNPLENEMFFCQHCDYGNRTVKGVLIHYQKKHRDFKANADVIRQHTATIRSLCDHNQKKSSGSLPAHTSSTEQDKTKLRALKCRQCSYTSPYFYALRKHIKKDHPNLKATVMSIMRWAFLDGLIEAGYHCEWCIYSHTEPSGLLVHYQRRHPEHYVDYTYMATKLWAGPDPSPPTLVMPTEAKTYKCRDCIFEASSIWDITNHYQAFHPWAMNGDESVLLDIIKEKDAAEKIVTQLDEVRARINSENQVTSQMDQDVEDPSLSQEKTIQLASANPAISSTPYQCTVCQSEYNNLHGLLTHYGKKHPGMKVKAADFAQDIDINSGAVYKCRHCPYINTRIHGVLTHYQKRHPSVKVTAEDFVHDVEQSNDIAQNDIEETSRIFKQGYGAYRCKLCSYTHGTLEKLKIHYEKYHNQPEFDVFAQSPPKVSASVEPDMVTEIKASPEIATDGVGEVSVSAPRFSSSHLVSHTVFRCQLCKYFCSTRKGIARHYRIKHNNVRAQPEGKNNLFKCALCSYTNPIRKGLAAHYQKRHDIDAYYTHCLAASRTVSDKPNKVIIPSPPKDDTPQLSEELRRAVEKKKCSLCSFQSFSKKGIVSHYMKRHPGVFPKKQHASKLGGYFTAVYADEHEKSTPTEERNDFEKPEVENKAQETEWLPFRCIKCFKLSFSTAELLCMHYTDHHSKDLKRDFTILGSGTRSHNAVYQCKHCDTKLHSIAELTLHLNSHNEEFQKRAKRQERRKQLLSKQKYADGAFTDFKQERAFGHLEDASKLKERKVVGYKCKFCVEVHPTLRAICNHLRKHVQYGNVSSVSATVKQEAEDSSSTTLEGFEGANDPGTVEFTEAESGASLEDETRPGGYHCSQCDRVLMSMQGLRSHERSHLALAMFTREDKYSCQYCSFVSAFRHNLDRHMQTHHGHHKPFRCKLCPFKSSYNSRLKTHIHKAHAGEHAYKCSSCTFSTMTISQLKEHSLRVHGKALTLPRPRVVSLSASLGYHASKKHTSAEEVEDSNDSSYSEPPDVQQQLNHYQSAALAWNNNISRIPLSGSAAGVEKTEAILNCEFCEFSSGYIQSIRRHYRDKHGGKKLFKCKDCSFYTGFKSAFTMHVEAGHSAVPEEGPKDLRCPLCLYHTKYKHNMIDHIVLHREERVVPIEVCRSKLSKYLQGVVFRCDKCTFTCSSDESLQQHIEKHNELKPYKCQLCYYETKHTEELDTHLRDEHKVSRNFELVGRVNLDQLEQMKGKREGSSSDDEEKELSHKTEEREPMPASSKTDPPLTKDKPISDSGSTSVITFLRREKKVVVGTETADGERSENM